In the Actinomycetota bacterium genome, one interval contains:
- a CDS encoding TetR/AcrR family transcriptional regulator, whose amino-acid sequence MALSEQVRKGERTRAALIRAAIVRFASEGFNRVSLTDIARDVGVSPTAVYRYFPDKEALFEASVDADAEALVAVARDALNRDVDGSLLELLGSLAAGLVTAARAHPLVARVLAGADIMTPARILALPTLAVFRSELAELLALGQSVGAVRRDLDAAEAALGLETVVLNHVGYLVASATTESHEPDARWAAVVGLLDAALRPLSGAVPPAESRDGEARPR is encoded by the coding sequence ATGGCGCTGTCGGAGCAGGTACGGAAGGGCGAACGGACCCGGGCCGCGTTGATCCGCGCCGCGATCGTCCGGTTCGCGTCCGAGGGCTTCAACCGGGTGTCCCTGACCGACATCGCTCGCGACGTCGGTGTGTCGCCCACCGCCGTCTACCGCTACTTCCCCGACAAGGAGGCGTTGTTCGAGGCCTCCGTCGACGCCGACGCCGAGGCGCTGGTGGCCGTCGCCCGCGACGCGCTCAACCGCGACGTCGACGGGTCGTTGCTCGAGCTGCTGGGAAGCCTCGCGGCCGGGCTCGTGACCGCGGCTCGCGCGCACCCCCTCGTCGCCCGCGTGCTGGCCGGAGCCGACATCATGACGCCGGCTCGCATCCTCGCCCTGCCCACCCTCGCCGTGTTCCGCTCGGAGCTGGCCGAGCTGCTCGCGCTCGGGCAATCGGTCGGCGCGGTGCGGCGCGATCTCGATGCCGCGGAAGCCGCGCTGGGACTGGAGACCGTCGTGTTGAACCACGTCGGCTACCTCGTTGCCTCCGCGACGACCGAGAGCCACGAGCCCGACGCGCGCTGGGCCGCGGTCGTCGGCCTGCTGGACGCGGCGCTGCGCCCACTGTCGGGCGCGGTACCGCCCGCCGAGTCGCGGGATGGCGAGGCCCGACCGCGCTAG
- a CDS encoding PKD domain-containing protein, translating to MAGMTRPLGRSALAALGAFLVLGTAAAPVEALPNTSSPTLRLNRTIHTNPFTGTSTKMKDGEGSAYVAADTSLWLAEDNSDQAYEVNPTTGALKRVITQSEFAAAPKLGGGASAGSNRIQDLESMAYDTATDTLYAFSGKCCTSSVLPTAFRLKRGSDHKFHVESYQPLPSGSDFTASAVHPGDGKLYVGVGSTVRQYTYDSNTVGSTFSVTGVSGIYGMSFSDNGADLLVAASQTKLIRADWATKKAVAGWAFNLSSFGMGDTRAVELINDQFYVLDGFDSRASSDPLKYAVYVFDVVGPGTPPTASFTGSPTSGGAPLTVGFADTSTGNPTSWSWNFGDGGTSTQQNPSHTYTTPNTYSVSLTASNAAGSNTFTRSNYIVATGVDDTPPDTFIDSGPSGTTGSTSATFTFSASEPGTFACDLDGGGLLPCSSPQTYSGLSATTHTFQVRATDNATNPDPTPASRTWTIVAGAAQIARQATSTTVNATATNAITIPTPAGTSAGDVLVACVALNGGTVNGVPSGWAPIAAVTSVSNPHVYGYYKVAGVSEPTPTWNLSASVANGGGIARYSGVSNLSPLDSAPSTGASATAVTAASVPGVTTVSPDAMVAGCVGINSSSAAVTIASPADLTEAWDIAGKRNEVADGLQGAAGPSGTKTWTLSSVREFAGWLVALHPA from the coding sequence ATGGCTGGTATGACACGTCCGCTGGGGCGCTCGGCGCTCGCGGCGTTGGGTGCCTTCCTCGTTCTGGGGACGGCCGCGGCCCCGGTCGAGGCGCTGCCGAACACCTCCTCGCCGACCCTGCGGCTCAACCGCACGATCCACACGAACCCGTTCACGGGGACGTCGACGAAGATGAAGGACGGCGAAGGCAGCGCCTACGTGGCTGCCGACACCTCGCTCTGGCTCGCCGAGGACAACTCCGACCAGGCCTACGAGGTCAACCCGACCACGGGCGCGCTCAAGCGGGTCATCACCCAGAGTGAGTTCGCCGCCGCTCCCAAGCTCGGAGGAGGCGCGTCGGCAGGCTCGAACCGGATCCAGGACCTCGAGTCCATGGCGTACGACACCGCGACCGACACGTTGTACGCGTTCAGCGGAAAGTGCTGCACCTCGTCGGTGCTCCCGACGGCGTTCCGGCTCAAGCGAGGGAGCGACCACAAGTTCCACGTCGAGTCGTATCAACCGCTCCCCTCGGGCAGCGACTTCACCGCGTCGGCAGTGCACCCCGGCGACGGGAAGCTGTACGTTGGCGTGGGGTCGACCGTGCGCCAGTACACCTACGACAGCAACACGGTCGGTTCCACCTTCTCGGTCACTGGTGTGAGCGGCATCTACGGCATGTCGTTCTCGGACAACGGCGCCGATCTCCTGGTCGCCGCGTCGCAGACGAAGCTCATCCGCGCCGACTGGGCGACCAAGAAGGCGGTCGCCGGCTGGGCCTTCAACCTGAGCTCCTTCGGCATGGGCGACACCCGCGCGGTCGAGCTCATCAACGACCAGTTCTACGTGCTCGACGGCTTCGACTCCCGCGCCTCCAGCGATCCGCTGAAGTACGCCGTCTACGTGTTCGACGTGGTGGGCCCGGGCACCCCGCCGACCGCCTCGTTCACCGGCTCGCCCACCTCGGGCGGCGCCCCGCTGACCGTGGGCTTCGCCGACACGTCGACGGGCAACCCGACGAGCTGGTCATGGAACTTCGGCGACGGCGGCACGTCGACGCAGCAGAACCCCTCGCACACCTACACCACGCCCAACACCTACAGCGTCTCGCTCACCGCCAGCAACGCGGCAGGGAGCAACACCTTCACCCGCTCGAACTACATCGTCGCCACCGGCGTCGACGACACGCCACCCGACACGTTCATCGACTCCGGACCGTCGGGGACGACCGGCAGCACGTCGGCCACCTTCACCTTCTCCGCCTCGGAGCCGGGGACGTTCGCTTGCGACCTCGACGGTGGCGGGCTCTTGCCGTGCAGCTCGCCGCAGACCTACTCGGGGTTGAGCGCCACCACCCACACGTTCCAGGTGCGGGCCACCGACAACGCCACGAACCCTGACCCGACCCCGGCGTCACGCACGTGGACGATCGTCGCAGGGGCGGCCCAGATCGCGCGCCAGGCGACCTCGACGACGGTCAACGCCACCGCAACCAACGCGATCACCATCCCCACGCCGGCCGGCACGAGCGCGGGCGACGTGCTCGTCGCGTGCGTGGCCCTGAACGGCGGCACGGTGAACGGCGTGCCCTCGGGCTGGGCGCCGATCGCGGCGGTGACGTCCGTCTCCAACCCCCACGTCTACGGCTACTACAAGGTCGCCGGGGTTTCCGAGCCGACCCCCACCTGGAACCTCAGCGCGTCGGTCGCCAACGGCGGCGGGATCGCCCGCTACTCCGGCGTGAGCAACCTCTCGCCGCTCGACAGCGCGCCGTCCACCGGTGCATCCGCGACGGCGGTGACCGCTGCGAGCGTGCCGGGCGTGACCACGGTGAGCCCCGACGCCATGGTCGCGGGGTGCGTCGGCATCAACTCGTCGAGCGCCGCCGTCACCATCGCCTCGCCGGCCGATCTCACCGAGGCGTGGGACATCGCCGGCAAGCGCAACGAGGTGGCCGACGGCCTGCAAGGCGCGGCCGGGCCCAGCGGGACGAAGACCTGGACGCTCAGCTCGGTCCGGGAGTTCGCGGGCTGGCTCGTCGCGCTGCACCCCGCGTAA
- a CDS encoding prepilin-type N-terminal cleavage/methylation domain-containing protein produces MPAEPGRAEPGRAAADGGFTAIEVVMTTAVLSIVMAMSMAFLVSAQRTVTIADTRSNNIDQARLGVEQLDRQIRSGNLIYNPAQENDPANGIRPGLALRVYTQSNSVQRCVQWRIYNNLLQTRSWTTTWQVDDIVSGWRTVADHIVNDTGSPAFSLDATSSFGSRLLNISLLVNDSRSSSKNSAVQASVAGRNTQYGYPNFVCATIPPYS; encoded by the coding sequence GTGCCGGCTGAGCCGGGTCGAGCCGAGCCGGGTCGGGCAGCGGCGGACGGCGGCTTCACCGCCATCGAGGTCGTCATGACGACTGCGGTGCTGTCGATCGTGATGGCCATGAGCATGGCGTTCCTGGTGTCCGCGCAGCGCACGGTGACCATTGCCGACACCAGGTCGAACAACATCGACCAGGCGCGCCTCGGCGTCGAGCAGCTGGACCGCCAGATCCGGTCCGGCAACCTCATCTACAACCCGGCGCAGGAGAACGATCCGGCCAACGGCATCCGGCCCGGCCTCGCCCTCCGCGTCTACACGCAGTCCAACTCCGTCCAGCGCTGCGTGCAGTGGCGCATTTACAACAACCTGCTGCAGACGCGCAGCTGGACGACGACCTGGCAGGTCGACGACATCGTGTCGGGGTGGCGGACCGTGGCCGACCACATCGTCAACGACACGGGTAGCCCGGCGTTCTCGTTGGACGCGACCTCGAGCTTCGGGAGCCGGCTGCTCAACATCTCCCTTTTGGTGAACGACTCGCGATCGTCGTCCAAGAACTCAGCGGTCCAAGCATCGGTCGCCGGCCGCAACACCCAGTACGGCTACCCGAACTTCGTCTGCGCCACGATCCCGCCCTACTCGTAA
- a CDS encoding prepilin-type N-terminal cleavage/methylation domain-containing protein — MLDPGGSGEVRRRPVALKSTRPRADTKAVRDRQRRGEVDRALHPRREADGGFSLIELVMAIFVFSVITTALGYVLTGSMVDVAFARQRQVANHLATQAMEQVRALPFSTLAAGLDRTDLATADPNITVTGSGATAVYTFTPTGETIPTGTSGNAQVPLNPHRQTKVVNGTTYTVAVYPTNYQGSTTSFRATVITSWTGSFRKGLVASVSTQTILFSPAGCVSSATHPFASPCQPFLYGTSSMGQGAVTVTGTLLGINLHQAVLRAGELDSTMQIEQVSAAQGRATTSGVSLDITGQSVQNSGAQLGASASDTDPVSTALVYSQTPVSQGSPATLSATNGYFSLVLTPSPTETGNSISTSSASSSTNLCPDPLGINQNDLLPCGSGSLQQTGLMSGTFSVGAGAIPMGNALLGSIAAAPSAAKSFANLDTPACSGSPTTGDGCVRSKASRSIGTVTLVNLPANLASLRPADIPSGWNGYLLRASSFSDTVSAESGVGSAAPTVTIPISGSAPTISYWNGAGYSTTTIAPGAAVAVPVASVNINDAGFPGGALTIQITAAISTGGTVKTDPGNCGTCTRTSASAQSASPIVGDITYTITHNGVTLANLTIHVDLGTLLAQTSYKAAPGAG; from the coding sequence GTGCTCGATCCAGGCGGATCCGGTGAGGTTCGTCGTCGCCCGGTCGCACTGAAGTCGACGCGCCCGCGCGCCGATACCAAGGCAGTGAGGGACCGCCAGCGGAGAGGAGAGGTGGATCGCGCGCTCCATCCGCGCCGCGAGGCTGACGGCGGGTTCTCGCTCATCGAGCTGGTCATGGCCATCTTCGTCTTCTCGGTGATCACGACTGCGCTCGGGTACGTGCTGACCGGCTCGATGGTCGACGTCGCCTTCGCCCGGCAGCGACAGGTGGCCAACCATCTCGCCACCCAGGCCATGGAACAGGTTCGGGCGCTTCCGTTCTCCACCCTGGCCGCGGGGCTCGACCGCACCGACCTCGCCACCGCCGACCCCAACATCACGGTGACCGGCTCCGGCGCGACGGCCGTCTACACCTTCACACCCACCGGCGAGACGATCCCGACCGGCACGAGCGGCAACGCACAGGTGCCACTCAACCCCCACCGGCAGACCAAGGTCGTCAACGGCACGACCTACACCGTGGCGGTGTACCCGACCAACTACCAGGGCAGCACCACCTCCTTCCGGGCCACGGTGATCACCTCGTGGACCGGCTCGTTCCGGAAGGGGCTGGTGGCGAGCGTCTCCACGCAGACGATCCTCTTCTCGCCGGCCGGCTGCGTCTCGAGCGCCACACATCCGTTCGCGTCGCCCTGCCAACCGTTCCTCTACGGCACCTCGTCCATGGGCCAGGGGGCGGTGACCGTCACGGGCACGCTCCTCGGGATCAACCTCCACCAGGCGGTGCTGCGCGCGGGCGAGCTGGACTCGACGATGCAGATCGAGCAGGTCTCGGCCGCGCAAGGACGGGCCACCACGTCGGGTGTCTCCCTCGACATCACGGGGCAGTCGGTCCAGAACAGCGGCGCACAACTGGGCGCCTCCGCATCGGACACCGACCCTGTCTCGACCGCCTTGGTCTACTCGCAAACACCGGTGTCGCAAGGCAGCCCGGCCACGCTGAGCGCCACCAACGGGTACTTCTCCCTGGTGCTCACCCCCAGCCCCACGGAGACGGGCAACAGCATCAGCACATCCAGCGCGTCGTCGTCGACGAACCTCTGTCCCGATCCGCTCGGGATCAACCAGAACGACCTGTTGCCATGTGGCAGCGGGTCACTGCAGCAGACGGGGCTGATGTCGGGCACGTTTAGCGTGGGCGCGGGCGCGATCCCCATGGGCAACGCGTTGTTGGGCTCGATCGCGGCTGCCCCGTCGGCCGCCAAGAGCTTCGCCAACCTCGACACCCCGGCGTGCTCCGGCTCGCCGACCACCGGCGACGGCTGTGTACGGTCCAAGGCCAGCCGCTCGATCGGCACTGTGACCCTCGTCAACCTGCCCGCCAACCTGGCCTCCCTGCGCCCCGCGGACATCCCAAGCGGCTGGAACGGCTACCTCTTGCGGGCGTCGAGCTTCTCGGACACCGTGAGCGCGGAGAGCGGCGTCGGCAGCGCGGCACCGACCGTCACCATTCCGATCAGTGGTAGCGCGCCGACGATCTCCTATTGGAACGGTGCCGGTTACAGCACCACGACCATCGCGCCGGGAGCAGCTGTCGCCGTGCCGGTTGCGAGCGTGAACATCAACGATGCCGGGTTCCCGGGCGGCGCGCTCACCATCCAGATCACCGCGGCGATCTCGACCGGGGGAACCGTGAAGACCGATCCCGGGAACTGTGGAACCTGCACGCGCACGTCGGCGTCGGCCCAGTCGGCATCGCCCATCGTCGGTGACATCACCTACACGATCACGCACAACGGCGTCACCCTCGCGAATCTGACCATCCACGTCGACCTCGGCACCCTGCTCGCGCAGACCTCCTACAAGGCGGCGCCCGGTGCCGGCTGA
- a CDS encoding amidohydrolase has protein sequence MTVGAATTPIPRIISVDDHVVEPAHVWTTRVPARFRDAAPRIERRGLGGLTYVGGTTYEYELTDDGPPCDIWFYEGGMYPHKRHVAAVGFDRDDMTLSAITYDEMRPGCYEPEARVDDMELNHVEASLCFPTFPRFCGQTFLEAKDRELAMLCVRAYNDWMVEEWCDGSAGALIPLCIIPLWDADAAAAEVRRNADRGVHAVCFSEIPPKLGLPSIHGGYWDPFFIACQDTRTVVCMHIGSSSQMPATSKDAPPAVAATLSFNNAMASLSDFLFSGVLVRFPTLKLAYSEGQIGWLPYLLERADDVWRDHRAWGGVRDTVPEPPSTYFYRQVFGCFFRDRHGLESLHVVGVDNVTFETDYPHTDSTWPHTRQVAEDLMGHLPEDVVYKIVRGNAIRMLELDRV, from the coding sequence ATGACGGTGGGAGCAGCCACGACGCCGATCCCCAGGATCATCAGCGTCGACGATCACGTCGTGGAGCCGGCCCACGTGTGGACGACCCGGGTGCCGGCCAGGTTCCGCGACGCGGCGCCGCGGATCGAGCGGCGCGGCCTCGGGGGACTGACCTACGTCGGCGGCACGACCTACGAGTACGAGCTCACCGACGATGGTCCGCCGTGCGACATCTGGTTCTACGAAGGCGGGATGTACCCGCACAAGCGGCACGTCGCGGCAGTTGGCTTCGACCGCGACGACATGACGCTGTCGGCGATCACCTACGACGAGATGCGGCCCGGCTGCTACGAGCCCGAGGCCCGCGTCGACGACATGGAGCTGAACCACGTCGAGGCGTCGCTCTGCTTCCCCACGTTTCCTCGCTTCTGTGGCCAGACATTCCTCGAGGCCAAGGACCGCGAGCTCGCCATGCTCTGCGTGCGGGCCTACAACGACTGGATGGTCGAGGAGTGGTGTGACGGAAGCGCCGGCGCGCTCATCCCGCTCTGCATCATCCCGCTCTGGGATGCCGACGCGGCGGCCGCCGAGGTCAGGCGCAACGCCGATCGCGGCGTGCACGCGGTCTGCTTCAGCGAAATTCCGCCCAAGCTCGGCCTGCCCAGCATCCACGGGGGCTACTGGGACCCCTTCTTCATCGCCTGCCAGGACACCCGCACCGTGGTCTGCATGCACATCGGCTCGTCGTCCCAGATGCCGGCCACGTCGAAGGACGCGCCACCCGCGGTCGCCGCCACCCTCAGCTTCAACAACGCGATGGCGTCGCTCAGCGACTTCCTCTTCTCGGGGGTGCTCGTCCGCTTCCCGACGTTGAAGCTCGCCTACTCCGAGGGCCAGATCGGCTGGCTCCCGTACCTCCTCGAGCGGGCCGACGACGTGTGGCGTGATCACCGGGCTTGGGGCGGTGTCCGCGACACGGTGCCCGAGCCGCCGTCGACCTACTTCTACCGGCAGGTGTTCGGCTGCTTCTTCCGTGATCGTCACGGGCTCGAGTCGCTCCACGTGGTGGGCGTCGACAACGTCACCTTCGAGACCGACTATCCGCACACGGACTCCACCTGGCCCCACACGAGACAGGTGGCGGAGGACCTCATGGGCCACCTTCCCGAGGACGTCGTCTACAAGATCGTCCGGGGCAACGCCATCCGGATGCTCGAGCTGGACCGGGTCTGA
- a CDS encoding nuclear transport factor 2 family protein: MRCLDQKRFDEIGALFTDDAVAAYSGGKYEYHGRDEIVGFLKRTMSAETFLSTHRVHQPEIDIVGPSRATGTWAMDDVVVETAWQITIRGSAFYEDEYEKADDGRWRINRTGYKRTYEEIQPRGEVAGLRLTASWWATDGRSELEA, translated from the coding sequence ATGCGGTGCCTCGACCAGAAGCGCTTCGACGAGATCGGTGCGCTCTTCACCGACGACGCGGTCGCCGCGTACAGCGGTGGGAAGTACGAGTACCACGGGCGGGACGAGATCGTCGGGTTCCTCAAGCGCACGATGAGCGCGGAGACGTTCCTCTCCACCCACCGCGTCCACCAGCCCGAGATCGACATCGTCGGGCCGTCGCGGGCCACGGGCACGTGGGCCATGGACGACGTCGTCGTCGAGACCGCGTGGCAGATCACGATTCGGGGCTCGGCTTTCTACGAGGACGAGTACGAGAAGGCCGATGACGGGCGTTGGCGGATCAACCGCACCGGCTACAAGCGCACGTACGAGGAGATCCAGCCCCGCGGCGAGGTCGCGGGCCTGCGTCTCACCGCGAGCTGGTGGGCCACCGATGGCCGAAGCGAGTTGGAGGCGTAA
- a CDS encoding SDR family oxidoreductase yields the protein MVLDQFMLTDRVAVVTGAGRGIGAAVARTFAAAGADVVIASRTKDQLDEVAADVRAAGRRAVVVPCDVSETANLEELVDRAMAELGRIDVVVNNAGGTSPRPFLDTSERMFERAFHFNVTTAFALSKLAVPHMLAGDGGSIVNIGSAIGRLRDRGFVAYGTAKAAMAHMTRLMAADLAPRVRANAIAVGSVATSALETVLDNDDIRNEMVKKTPLRRLGLPDDIAFGALWLASPAGSFVTGKVIEIDGGLEAGNLDLHLPDL from the coding sequence ATGGTCCTCGACCAGTTCATGCTCACCGACCGCGTCGCCGTAGTCACCGGGGCCGGGCGGGGAATCGGCGCGGCCGTCGCCCGCACTTTCGCGGCCGCCGGCGCCGACGTGGTGATCGCGTCGCGCACGAAGGACCAGCTCGACGAGGTGGCTGCCGACGTGCGTGCCGCGGGACGTCGCGCCGTCGTCGTGCCGTGCGACGTGAGCGAGACCGCGAACCTCGAGGAGCTCGTCGACCGGGCGATGGCGGAGCTCGGACGCATCGACGTGGTGGTGAACAACGCCGGCGGCACGAGCCCCCGTCCGTTCCTCGACACGAGCGAGCGCATGTTCGAGCGGGCGTTCCACTTCAACGTCACGACCGCGTTCGCCCTCAGCAAGCTGGCCGTGCCCCACATGCTCGCGGGCGACGGCGGGAGCATCGTCAACATCGGCTCCGCCATCGGCCGGCTGCGCGATCGCGGCTTCGTCGCCTACGGCACGGCCAAGGCCGCGATGGCCCACATGACGCGGCTCATGGCGGCCGACCTCGCCCCGCGCGTGCGGGCCAACGCCATCGCCGTGGGCTCGGTGGCCACCTCCGCGCTCGAGACCGTGCTCGACAACGACGACATCCGCAACGAGATGGTCAAGAAGACCCCGCTGCGCCGCCTCGGACTGCCCGACGACATCGCGTTCGGCGCGCTCTGGCTCGCCTCGCCGGCCGGCAGCTTCGTGACGGGCAAGGTCATCGAGATCGACGGTGGCCTCGAGGCCGGCAACC